From a single Papaver somniferum cultivar HN1 unplaced genomic scaffold, ASM357369v1 unplaced-scaffold_133, whole genome shotgun sequence genomic region:
- the LOC113333695 gene encoding pre-mRNA-processing factor 19-like, which yields MICAISGEVPEEPVVSKKTGHLFEKRLVERHVEDFGKCPVTGEPLTMDDLMPVKTNKAVKPRPLQAASIPGLLGMFQIEWDQLMLSHFALEQQLHTARQELSHALYQHDAACRVIARLKKERDEARTLLTLAERHVPLPASTTANDSTFNNGKRAADDVNMDHDGKRSLPGISADIIADLTDCNTLLSQQRKKRQIPSTLAPVDALERYTQLSSHPLHKTNRPGILSVDIHPSKDIIATGGVDTNAIVFDRTSGQILSTLSGHSKKVTSVKFVPKDDFFVTASADKTVRVWQGSEDGNYNCRHVLKDHTAEVQAVTVHATNNYVVSASLDSTWCFYDLTSGSCLTQVGDTSDGDGYTSAAFHPDGLILGTGTSQANVRIWDVKSQSNVAKFEGHSGPVSAISFSENGYFLATAADDGVKLWDLRKLRNFRTFAPYDSNTSTNSVDFDHSGSYLAIAGSDIRVYQVANVKSEWNCVKTFPDLSGTGKATSVKFGPNAQYLTVGSMDRNLRIFGLPGDSAEE from the exons ATGATCTGCGCAA TATCTGGTGAAGTTCCGGAAGAACCTGTTGTTTCAAAAAAAACTGGTCATCTTTTTGAGAAACGATTGGTTGAGCGTCATGTAGAG GATTTTGGGAAATGCCCAGTGACTGGGGAGCCACTTACAATGGATGATCTTATGCCTGTGAAAACAAATAAG GCAGTTAAACCGAGACCATTACAGGCTGCAAGCATCCCTGGATTACTTGGAATGTTCCAAATT GAGTGGGATCAGTTGATGCTGTCACATTTTGCGTTGGAACAACAGTTGCATACAGCAAGGCAAGAGCTAAGTCACGCTCTCTACCAG CATGATGCTGCTTGCCGTGTTATAGCAAGGCTGAAAAAGGAAAGGGATGAAGCAAGGACTTTGCTGACTCTGGCAGAAAGACATGTTCCATTGCCAGCATCAACAACTGCAAATGATTCCACATTTAACAACGGGAAAAGAG CTGCCGATGATGTGAATATGGACCATGATGGGAAGAGATCACTCCCTGGGATTTCAGCTGATATTATTGCCGATCTTACCGACTGTAATACTTTACTGTCACAGCAGCGGAAAAAACGCCAG ATTCCTTCCACATTGGCTCCTGTCGATGCCCTTGAGAGGTACACCCAGCTTTCTAGCCATCCCCTTCACAAAACTAATAGACCTGGCATTTTGTCCGTTGACATACATCCATCCAAG GATATCATTGCAACCGGAGGGGTTGACACAAATGCTATTGTTTTCGACCGCACATCAGGGCAGATTTTGTCTACACTCAGTGGCCATTCGAAGAAG GTTACCAGTGTCAAATTTGTACCCAAGGACGATTTCTTTGTTACTGCTTCGGCAGATAAG ACTGTTCGTGTGTGGCAAGGATCTGAAGATGGAAATTATAACTGTCGACACGTCTTAAAAGATCATACTGCCGAG GTGCAAGCTGTGACTGTTCATGCCACCAATAACTACGTCGTCTCTGCTTCACTTGATAGTACATGGTGCTTTTATGACCTTACTTCTGGATCATGCCTCACTCAG GTCGGAGATACTTCAGATGGAGATGGCTATACATCAGCTGCGTTTCATCCTGATGGTCTTATCCTAGGAACTGGAACGTCACAGGCTAATGTTAGAATTTGGGATGTGAAAAGTCAG TCGAATGTTGCGAAATTTGAAGGGCATAGTGGACCAGTTTCTGCCATATCTTTCTCTGAAAATGGCTACTTCCTGGCG ACTGCTGCTGATGATGGGGTTAAATTGTGGGATCTTCGAAAGTTGAGGAATTTCAGGACCTTTGCGCCCTATGATTCAAATACGTCAACTAATTCTG TGGATTTCGATCACAGTGGAAGTTATCTTGCCATTGCTGGCTCTGATATAAG AGTGTACCAAGTTGCAAATGTGAAGTCAGAATGGAACTGTGTCAAAACTTTTCCTGATTTATCCGGCACAG GGAAAGCAACATCTGTGAAGTTTGGTCCAAATGCTCAGTATTTGACAGTTGGGTCAATGGACCGAAACCTCCGCATATTTGGGCTGCCAGGAGATTCTGCAGAAGAGTAG